Proteins encoded together in one Bombus vancouverensis nearcticus chromosome 14, iyBomVanc1_principal, whole genome shotgun sequence window:
- the GTPBP1 gene encoding GTP-binding protein 1: protein MAGNGSIIIPNIKQLHENDHVSTTNVDYSSIRGKNVLVSPSEDQYELLLRRLRERVQDGGSETIFDIGIGEDGSEDGLKEDEYEASVATLQSLAATLEADCVLLRQSKVDQGLIGQYLVRRRLDRQDFLEIRVAVVGNVDAGKSTLLGVLTHGELDNGRGLARQKLFRHKHEAETGRTSSVGNDILGFDSVGNVVNKPEHGSLDWVKICEKSSKVITFIDLAGHERYLKTTVFGMTGHAPDFGMLMVGANAGIVGMTKEHLGLALALSVPVFVVVTKIDMCPPNILQENLRLLIRILKSPGCRKVPVTVKTPDDVVVSATNFVSERLCPIFQVSNVTGENLNLLKMFLNLLTARMISHEDEPAEFQIDDTYSVPGVGTVVSGTTLKGVIKLNDTLLLGPDPLGRFIPIAVKSIHRKRMPVREVRGGQTASFALKKIKRSQIRKGMVMVAQALNPQASWEFEGEILVLHHPTTISSCYQAMVHCGSIRQTASIISMSQDCLRTGDKALVRFRFIKHPEYIKPGQRIVFREGRTKAVGNVVKLIPYSSTTVIQTCRANKPNKTSQNRQSSSSTMQPLDATETNSSLEGQTSKQENLLQKSNKRQNKKGRGRKGGRSHNTVNSIIQPLSEQNPPTKL, encoded by the exons ATGGCAGGGAATGGGTCTATCATAATACCAAACATAAAACAATTACATGAGAATGATCATGTATCTACTACAAATGTAGATTACTCTAGCATTAGAGGAAAG aatgttttaGTTAGTCCATCGGAGGATCAATACGAATTGTTACTTAGACGCTTAAGAGAGAGAGTTCAAGATGGTGGCAGTGAAACAATTTTTGATATTGGTATCGGCGAAG ATGGTTCGGAAGATGGTTTAAAAGAAGATGAATACGAAGCATCCGTTGCTACTTTACAGTCTCTTGCTGCAACATTAGAAGCAGACTGTGTACTTCTGCGTCAAAGTAAAGTAGATCAAGGTCTTATAGGTCAATATCTGGTGCGGAGACGGTTAGATAGGCAGGATTTCCTAGAAATCAg agtgGCTGTTGTTGGCAATGTTGATGCTGGAAAATCAACACTTTTGGGTGTATTGACACACGGAGAGCTCGATAATGGTCGAGGCTTAGCGCGTCAAAAATTATTTCGACATAAACACGAAGCCGAAACAGGACGTACTAGTTCCGTTGGAAATGACATTCTCGGATTTGATAGCGTTG GTAATGTAGTAAATAAACCAGAGCATGGATCCCTGGATTGGGTTAAAATATGCGAGAAGTCGTCTAAAGTTATTACATTCATTGATCTTGCTGGACatgaaagatatttaaaaacaaCTGTTTTTGGAATGACAGGACATGCCCCTGACTTTG GTATGTTAATGGTTGGAGCAAATGCTGGTATTGTTGGAATGACAAAGGAACATCTAGGTTTAGCTTTAGCTCTATCGGTTCCAGTATTTGTTGTAGTTACGAAAATTGACATGTGTCCACCAAATATATTACAAGAAAATTTAAGGCTGTTAATAAGGATCTTAAAGTCCCCGGGTTGTAGGAAAGTACCCGTTACGGTAAAAACGCCTGATGATGTTGTCGTTAGCGCTACTAATTTTGTATCAGAACG attATGTCCTATTTTTCAAGTATCGAACGTAACAGGAGAAAATTTGAATCTTCTCAAGATGTTTCTAAATTTATTAACTGCAAGAATGATTAGTCATGAAGATGAACCAGCGGAATTCCAAATAGATGATACATACTCAGTGCCA GGAGTTGGTACCGTAGTTTCTGGCACAACATTGAAAGGTGTCATTAAGCTAAACGACACTCTATTATTAGGACCTGATCCTTTAGGTCGTTTTATTCCAATCGCAGTAAAAAGTATACACAGGAAGAGAATGCCTGTTCGTGAAGTGAGAGGTGGTCAAACTGCTAGTTTTGcattgaaaaaaattaaaagatcaCAAATTAGAAAAGGTATGGTAATGGTTGCACAAGCATTAAATCCTCAGGCTTCTTGGGAATTTGAGGGGGAAATTCTTGTACTACATCATCCTACAACAATAAGTTCTTGTTACCAAGCAATGG TACATTGTGGAAGCATAAGGCAGACAGCGTCCATAATTTCTATGTCGCAAGATTGTTTAAGAACAGGAGACAAAGCTTTAGTACGTTTTAGATTTATAAAGCATCCCGAATATATAAAACCAGGACAAAGAATAGTATTTAGAGAAGGGCGTACTAAAGCAGTGGGCAATGTAGTGAAACTTATTCCATATTCTAGTACCACAGTCATACAAACATGTAGAGCCAATAAACCAAATAAAACATCTCAAAATCGACAGAGCTCATCATCTACGATGCAA CCATTAGATGCAACCGAAACAAATTCTTCATTAGAAGGACAGACATCAAAGCAAGAAAATTTGCTTCAAAAATCTAATAAacgacaaaataaaaaaggtagAGGACGAAAAGGAGGACGATCTCATAATACTGTAAATAGTATTATTCAACCACTGTCAGAACAAAATCCTCCTACAAAACTGTGA